The Coregonus clupeaformis isolate EN_2021a chromosome 13, ASM2061545v1, whole genome shotgun sequence genome includes a region encoding these proteins:
- the LOC121580073 gene encoding olfactory receptor 146-like — protein sequence MSSLTSDVNQTENINTIIRPPYFFISGFIAIPHMKYYYVFLCFVYIISLVSNAFVMTGIYVDRSLHSPKYIAVFNLAFTDLFESTALVPKLLDMFLFSRQLISYDQCLTSLFFIFLFLTMQSFNLTILSYDRLVAICCPLRYHMMVTHRSMLRLTGAAWTFAVLMVLISVGLITRLSFCRSLVINSYFCDHGPLFRLAAPCSDVVPNLMMAYINPCVALYLPMVFIISSYICITHALFNITLPQDRLRAIKTCSSHLILVAIFYLPVILTYVLQTLVPTNARIINLSLTSVLPPMLNPIIYVLKTEEFKVSAKKLFRRGAQRTVAQVKPT from the exons GCCATCCCCCACATGAAGTACTACTACGTCTTCCTCTGTTTTGTATACATCATCTCTCTG GTGAGCAACGCCTTCGTCATGACTGGCATCTACGTGGACCGTAGTCTCCACAG CCCCAAGTACATTGCTGTGTTCAACCTGGCCTTCACAGACTTGTTTGAGAGCACGGCCCTGGTCCCCAAGCTGCTGGATATGTTCCTGTTCAGCAGACAGCTCATCTCCTACGACCAGTGCCTCACTAGcctcttcttcatcttcctcttcctcaccatGCAGTCCTTCAACCTCACCATCCTCTCCTATGACAGGCTGGTGGCCATCTGTTGCCCACTCAG GTACCACATGATGGTGACTCACAGGTCCATGCTCCGGCTGACTGGGGCTGCCTGGACGTTTGCTGTGTTGATGGTGTTGATCTCTGTGGGCCTCATCACCCGCCTCTCTTTCTGTAG gtCTCTGGTGATCAACAGCTACTTCTGTGACCACGGTCCCCTGTTCCGTCTGGCGGCCCCCTGTTCTGATGTGGTCCCTAACCTGATGATGGCGTATATCAATCCCTGTGTAGCCCTCTATCTCCCCATGGTCTTCATCATatcatcctacatctgtatcacaCACGCCCTGTTCAACATCACATTGCCCCAGGACAG actcaGAGCCATTAAGACATGCAGCTCACACCTAATACTGGTGGCCATATTCTACTTGCCTGTTATTTTAACATACGTCCTCCAAACCCTCGTACCAACCAACGCCCGGATCATCAATCTCTCCCTGACCTCGGTACTGCCACCCATGCTCAACCCCATCATATACGTTCTGAAGACGGAGGAGTTTAAGGTATCGGCCAAGAAGCTATTCAGAAGAGGGGCCCAGAGAACTGTGGCGCAGGTCAAACCAACATGA